DNA sequence from the Salminus brasiliensis chromosome 3, fSalBra1.hap2, whole genome shotgun sequence genome:
cgagttagctagctagctagcgctgtGTGGTGGAGATACTGACCCAGGTAGAGGACAGTGGGGATGAACCCCCAGCGGATAACGAACTGCCCGCACTGGAAGACCTGCTGCAGCCTCTGCTTGGTCTCTTTGCTCAGTTTGGCCATGTCTGCGCTGCTGGGAGTCTCAGGCGCTGTGCGTGAAGGGCAGACTGGGGAAGGACCACTCAGCCACGCTGCCGTATTCTGGGCTGACTGCTGTTTTACGACACTCACAAGAAGCACTTTGCAGCAGCGTAGCGCCGCTTGGCGAGCAGCTCGAGtggctccctactccctacGTAGTGCACTATGTGGGTCAGGTCACGTTTGAGTGCCATTCAGGGCTtttaatgacaataaaacccttttatttaaaaaataataatttagagACGCCCTCAGTTCATTTGTGCATATTTTGAGTTAAGGTGAATGAGTTATGTTTGAGTTATATTAACTGAGCTATTTTAATGAAATATGGTGATCTTTAAGGTGTGCTTTATGTTTGAGTGCAActgatgagtaaaactcacattttcctattggctcctggcatctTCTATTTGCATAATGGGCGTGTCCTCCCACCCTTGCTTATCGTCAGTGTGTAGACATACCCCTAGGACTACCTTCCTCCCTATGTGCACTTCTGGCCTACATTTCTAGTGAACTTGCTTGGTTTTTTTATGGTGAAGGCTGCTGATTGTGACCTTACGTTGCTTGAATTATACAGCGATCACAAGAAATCATTTTACCCAAATGTTACAACTGGACTGGCTGGAAGTCTAGCAGCACCAGTCTGAGAACCACTGCCCTTACATCTTGAGGTCCTCTTTGAAATACTTTGCTAATAGACCGTGTGGAGAATCACTGAACAGGTCACTGGGACAGGTCACTGAAAAAGGTCTAAGTGTAGGGAGCCCCCTAGTGGACTGGCAAGCTCACAGCACAAACACAGGTTCATAGAGTGAATTAGAAACAACTTCTGGACTGCTTTCTAGTGAATTTACTGGAAGGCTGCTGAGTATGACTTTATGCTTTAGCAACATTGGccttgtaaaggtaaaggtgcactgTAGAGCGGAATGTGTCcaccgcatttaacccatctgtggtagtgaacacacacatgcacgcactagtgaactaggggtagtgagcgcacacacacacaggcacagagcagtgggcagcggactccagcacccggggagcagagagggtaaagggccttgctcaagggcccaacaatggcagcttgccgagcccgggaatcgaacccacaaccctgttatcaatagcccggagctttaactgctgagccaccactgcccttgtAGCTATAGCTCAGGTGCAAAACTGGGGAGCAAACTTTGGATAGCAAATATTCAGATTAACTGCATTTGGGGTcaattataacttcatattcagcgAGGAAGGGAGGGTACGGTCTGTTCAGGCATGGCCTTATCCTCATTTCTCTACAACTCTTCCTAACTGTGCTTTCCACTTTGTTCCACTTGATGGCGCCCCTTTATCTTTGATGCTGGTTGAGCTGAACTGCTTATTCA
Encoded proteins:
- the tomm7 gene encoding mitochondrial import receptor subunit TOM7 homolog → MAKLSKETKQRLQQVFQCGQFVIRWGFIPTVLYLGFKRGADPGMPEPTVLSLLWG